A single region of the Thermodesulfatator indicus DSM 15286 genome encodes:
- a CDS encoding hydantoinase/oxoprolinase family protein yields the protein MVIVGVDTGGTFTDFIYKKGNKWGVYKILSTPSNPAQAVLEGLKVILDGQPGNITHGSTVATNAILERKGAITALITNKGFEDIIEIGRQNRRNLYDLFYKKNKPLVPSNLRFGIKCRINPKGEEVEKINKEEIIKLIKKLKTKGIESVAVCFLFSFLNNSHEKELEKYLKEENIYYCLSSEILPEFREYERTSTTVINAYVSPKMSQYISFIRKNLSQESKLRIMQSNGGIISYDIAMKESVRTILSGPAGGVVGAFEIAKMAGFDKLITFDMGGTSTDVALIDQKIPLTVESEIEGFPVKVPMIDIHTVGAGGGSIAHIDAGGALKVGPVSAGADPGPICYGKGNQITVTDANLYLGRLVPEYFLGGKMKLYKEKLEPFFAEMARKAGLTPIELAEGILDIANSNMERAIRVISVEKGYNPSDFILFSFGGAGGMHACFLAKLLRIPKVFIPKNPGILSAIGMILSDIIKDYSQTVMLKENISYQELKDLFAPLINKAKDDLLHEGVYKESINLELYLDMRYLGQSYEIMIPFSTNFREDFHQYHKKLYGYANFDKPIEIVNIRLRARGKMDKPSFDRQTTPSSKIDEKAYLTETKTIFNGEEYPTKVFNRDFLNYGNEIEGPAIIIEYSSTIVVPPKTKLFVDEFQNLIIKV from the coding sequence ATGGTAATCGTAGGTGTAGATACAGGAGGAACTTTTACTGATTTTATATACAAAAAGGGGAACAAATGGGGTGTATATAAAATTTTATCCACCCCTTCCAATCCCGCCCAGGCAGTTCTAGAAGGTTTAAAAGTCATTCTCGATGGGCAACCAGGCAACATTACCCATGGCTCTACAGTAGCAACTAATGCTATTCTAGAAAGAAAAGGTGCTATAACTGCTCTTATTACTAATAAAGGATTTGAAGATATAATCGAAATAGGTCGTCAAAACAGAAGAAATTTATACGATCTTTTTTATAAGAAAAACAAGCCATTAGTTCCTTCTAATTTAAGATTTGGCATTAAATGTAGAATCAACCCAAAAGGTGAAGAAGTTGAAAAAATTAATAAAGAAGAAATCATAAAATTAATTAAAAAATTAAAAACTAAAGGAATAGAATCTGTAGCTGTTTGTTTTTTATTTTCTTTTTTAAATAACTCTCACGAAAAAGAATTAGAAAAATATTTAAAAGAGGAAAATATTTACTATTGTTTATCTAGTGAAATTTTACCTGAGTTCAGAGAATATGAAAGAACTTCCACCACAGTAATTAATGCTTATGTATCTCCTAAAATGAGTCAATATATAAGTTTCATAAGAAAAAACCTTTCTCAAGAAAGCAAGTTACGCATAATGCAATCAAACGGAGGAATTATTTCTTATGATATTGCTATGAAAGAATCTGTAAGGACTATTCTTTCTGGACCGGCTGGAGGGGTGGTAGGAGCCTTTGAAATCGCTAAAATGGCAGGCTTTGATAAGCTTATCACCTTTGACATGGGGGGCACCTCTACTGATGTAGCTTTAATTGATCAGAAAATTCCTTTAACCGTAGAATCTGAAATAGAAGGCTTTCCAGTAAAAGTTCCGATGATAGATATTCATACTGTTGGAGCAGGCGGAGGTTCTATTGCCCATATTGATGCTGGCGGGGCCCTAAAAGTTGGACCTGTAAGTGCAGGCGCTGATCCTGGGCCTATATGCTACGGAAAAGGTAATCAGATTACCGTAACAGACGCCAATCTTTATTTAGGTAGGCTTGTCCCTGAATATTTTTTAGGTGGCAAAATGAAACTATACAAGGAAAAACTTGAGCCCTTTTTTGCCGAGATGGCCCGTAAAGCAGGATTAACCCCTATAGAACTAGCCGAAGGGATACTCGACATAGCTAATTCAAATATGGAAAGGGCTATAAGAGTCATTTCTGTTGAAAAAGGTTATAATCCATCTGATTTTATTCTTTTCTCTTTTGGTGGGGCAGGCGGAATGCATGCGTGTTTCTTAGCTAAATTATTAAGAATTCCTAAAGTATTTATTCCTAAAAACCCAGGTATTTTATCAGCTATAGGAATGATACTTTCTGATATAATTAAAGATTACTCACAAACAGTAATGTTAAAAGAAAATATTTCATATCAAGAACTTAAAGACTTGTTTGCACCATTGATTAATAAGGCTAAAGATGATCTCCTTCATGAAGGAGTTTATAAAGAAAGTATCAACCTGGAACTTTATTTAGATATGAGATATCTAGGACAATCATACGAAATTATGATACCTTTTTCTACTAATTTTAGAGAAGATTTCCATCAATATCATAAAAAACTATATGGTTATGCCAATTTTGACAAACCTATTGAAATTGTAAATATTAGACTTAGAGCCAGGGGAAAAATGGACAAACCGTCATTTGACCGACAAACTACTCCTTCGTCTAAAATAGATGAAAAAGCTTATTTAACCGAAACAAAAACCATTTTTAATGGAGAAGAATATCCAACTAAAGTTTTTAATAGAGACTTTTTAAATTACGGCAATGAAATAGAAGGGCCTGCAATAATTATTGAATATTCTTCTACAATTGTAGTTCCACCAAAAACCAAATTATTTGTTGATGAATTCCAAAATTTAATTATAAAAGTATAA
- a CDS encoding hydantoinase B/oxoprolinase family protein, which translates to MNANPILLEIFKNRFTSIAEEMGVTLNRTAFSPNIKERRDFSCAIFNQNGDMIAQAAHIPVHLGSMPLSIKSIITKLQLNPGDMAILNDPFKGGTHLPDVTIVAPVFLEDNGPIFYVANRAHHADIGGMTPGSMPLSTSIFQEGLIIPPLKIVRKGKIEQSLMDFILNNVRTPYEREGDFAAQIMANLTGIRRVLELINSYGLQKVQQYASFLIDYSEKILRSYLKEIKDGIYEFEDYMDDDGVNKENIKIKVKIKIYGDNVTIDFSESDPQVKGSINSVYSIALSTALYVFRSLINEDIPTNAGLLRPIKLITKKGTIVDASFPAAVAGGNVETSQRLVDVLLGALSKALPEKIPAASQGTMNNITIGGIDENETAFTYYETIGGGMGASAFSDGESAIHSHMTNTLNTPIEALEFSYPLMVEEYSIRNNSGGKGLYKGGDGIIRMIKILKDAEVTVLSERRKFLPYGLNGGEPGKAGKNMIFVKGEWKKMPGKFHINLKAGDKVRIETPGGGGYGKQK; encoded by the coding sequence ATGAATGCAAATCCCATCTTGTTAGAAATATTCAAAAATAGATTCACTTCTATTGCTGAAGAAATGGGGGTTACTCTAAATAGAACAGCTTTTTCACCTAATATAAAAGAAAGAAGGGATTTTTCTTGTGCTATATTTAATCAAAATGGAGACATGATAGCTCAAGCTGCTCATATTCCCGTCCATTTAGGCTCCATGCCTTTAAGCATCAAATCTATTATTACTAAGCTTCAACTAAACCCTGGTGATATGGCTATATTAAATGATCCCTTTAAAGGAGGAACACATCTTCCTGACGTTACTATTGTAGCTCCTGTTTTTTTGGAAGACAATGGCCCTATTTTTTATGTAGCTAACAGGGCACATCATGCTGATATAGGAGGGATGACTCCTGGCTCAATGCCTCTTTCTACGTCAATATTTCAAGAAGGTCTAATTATACCTCCTCTTAAAATAGTAAGAAAAGGAAAAATTGAGCAATCCTTAATGGATTTTATTCTCAACAATGTAAGAACACCTTATGAAAGAGAAGGTGATTTTGCTGCCCAAATAATGGCAAATTTAACAGGAATCAGAAGGGTTTTAGAATTAATAAATTCATACGGACTTCAAAAAGTACAACAATATGCCTCATTTTTAATAGACTATTCTGAAAAAATACTAAGATCTTACTTAAAGGAAATCAAAGATGGAATTTATGAGTTTGAAGACTATATGGATGATGATGGAGTTAACAAAGAAAATATAAAAATAAAAGTAAAAATAAAAATTTATGGAGACAATGTAACTATAGATTTTTCGGAAAGTGATCCTCAAGTAAAAGGAAGCATAAATAGTGTCTATTCTATAGCGTTATCGACAGCGTTATATGTATTTAGATCTCTTATTAATGAAGATATTCCTACCAATGCAGGTCTTTTAAGACCTATAAAACTTATAACTAAAAAGGGAACTATAGTAGATGCAAGTTTTCCAGCTGCTGTGGCTGGAGGAAACGTAGAAACATCTCAAAGGCTAGTAGATGTTCTTTTAGGGGCTTTATCAAAAGCTTTGCCGGAAAAAATTCCTGCAGCTTCACAAGGCACTATGAACAATATCACCATTGGCGGAATCGATGAAAACGAAACCGCTTTTACTTATTATGAAACCATTGGAGGAGGAATGGGGGCAAGCGCATTTTCTGATGGAGAATCCGCCATTCATTCTCATATGACTAATACTTTAAATACTCCTATAGAAGCCTTGGAGTTTTCTTATCCTTTAATGGTAGAAGAGTATTCCATAAGAAATAATTCTGGAGGAAAAGGGCTCTATAAAGGCGGAGATGGAATAATAAGAATGATCAAAATTCTCAAAGATGCCGAAGTTACAGTATTAAGCGAACGGCGTAAATTCCTTCCATATGGACTTAACGGAGGAGAACCAGGAAAAGCTGGTAAAAATATGATTTTTGTAAAAGGTGAATGGAAAAAAATGCCTGGTAAGTTTCACATAAATCTTAAAGCAGGAGATAAAGTTCGTATTGAAACACCAGGTGGCGGAGGTTATGGAAAACAAAAATAA
- a CDS encoding TRAP transporter substrate-binding protein — protein sequence MIFKRFLLLFLAFLTIPGIVLGKTIKLDLNAIYGPTSFHTQGAMEFAKLVEKYSNGTVKIVVHPGGSLGFKGPELLKAVKDAQVPMSDILMGVVAGSEHVFGISSLPRLVSNFEEARQLYEDCKPLYKRAALKWNQVFLYAAPWPPSGLVTKKPIRTVEDLKGLKTRTYDKNGAKFLRELGASPVSMPWGEVYSALRTGVIDSVLTSTESAKNGKFWEVLKYFTNIYYAFPLNMVTINLDYWKSLSKEQQQAMLKAAQEIENRQWQNSKKRYFEAAEILKQHGMIIEDATPELMKAMDKAALKIIKDFMKKCTPKEKEILEKYISK from the coding sequence ATGATTTTCAAAAGATTTTTGCTTCTTTTTTTGGCCTTTCTCACGATTCCCGGAATAGTGCTAGGGAAGACGATTAAATTGGATCTAAACGCTATTTACGGCCCTACCAGTTTTCATACGCAAGGAGCAATGGAGTTTGCCAAACTAGTAGAAAAGTACTCTAACGGCACGGTCAAAATAGTAGTTCATCCTGGCGGGAGCTTGGGCTTTAAAGGTCCAGAACTATTGAAAGCAGTTAAAGATGCCCAGGTCCCAATGTCTGACATATTGATGGGAGTGGTAGCAGGAAGTGAACATGTTTTTGGAATAAGTTCTCTTCCGCGCTTGGTATCAAATTTTGAAGAAGCAAGGCAGCTTTATGAAGATTGTAAACCCTTATACAAAAGAGCTGCCTTAAAATGGAACCAGGTATTTTTATACGCGGCTCCTTGGCCGCCCAGTGGTTTAGTTACTAAAAAACCGATTAGAACAGTCGAAGATCTTAAAGGGCTGAAGACCAGAACTTACGATAAAAACGGAGCCAAGTTCTTAAGAGAATTAGGAGCTTCTCCTGTATCTATGCCTTGGGGAGAAGTTTACTCTGCATTACGTACTGGGGTAATTGACTCTGTTCTTACCTCTACAGAATCCGCTAAAAATGGCAAGTTCTGGGAAGTTTTAAAATATTTTACCAATATTTACTATGCTTTTCCTCTAAATATGGTCACTATCAATTTAGATTACTGGAAATCTTTGTCTAAAGAACAACAGCAGGCCATGTTGAAAGCAGCCCAAGAAATTGAAAATAGACAATGGCAGAATTCTAAAAAGAGATATTTTGAAGCTGCGGAAATACTAAAACAGCATGGAATGATAATAGAAGATGCTACTCCTGAACTCATGAAAGCTATGGATAAGGCTGCTCTAAAAATAATCAAAGATTTCATGAAAAAATGTACTCCTAAAGAAAAAGAAATATTGGAAAAGTATATTTCCAAGTAA
- a CDS encoding TRAP transporter small permease subunit, producing MKKLTKIIEAASNFGAALSSLFFLLITLFILVEVFLRAVFNTSTLVCDEFSAYMFVWLVMLGLSYTFKENAHIRINILLFRLNRKFRWILENISLFLAFIVLLFIFYHSLLMVLESYHLDMRADTIAETPLFIPQIALPVGFLTFALQVLAKLLQNISKGIPR from the coding sequence ATGAAGAAGTTAACAAAAATAATAGAAGCGGCATCAAATTTTGGTGCCGCTTTGTCTTCTTTATTTTTTCTTTTAATAACATTATTTATTCTTGTTGAAGTCTTTCTTAGAGCTGTTTTTAATACTTCCACTTTAGTTTGTGATGAATTTAGTGCTTACATGTTTGTCTGGCTAGTAATGTTAGGACTTTCCTATACGTTTAAAGAAAACGCTCATATCAGAATTAATATCTTACTCTTTAGATTAAACAGAAAATTTCGATGGATACTTGAAAACATATCTCTTTTTTTGGCCTTTATAGTTCTTTTATTCATTTTTTATCATTCCTTACTCATGGTTTTAGAAAGTTATCATCTTGATATGAGAGCTGATACCATTGCTGAAACTCCTCTATTTATTCCTCAAATAGCTTTACCAGTTGGCTTTTTGACTTTTGCTCTTCAAGTTTTGGCAAAACTTCTCCAAAATATTTCTAAAGGAATACCCCGATGA
- a CDS encoding TRAP transporter large permease, with translation MISDPLMLAIVVFGIMFFLLLSGLWIGFSLFLSAICGMLLYKFNLPPTISIWEKIGGLIANSVWNSLNSWSLTALPLFILMGEILYRTAISTRLLNGLLPWLTKIPGKLLHINVVACSLFAAVSGSSAATTATVGKITLSELSKRGYDKNLAIGSLAGAGTLGFLIPPSLIMIVYGVLSDTSIGKLFVAGIIPGLILASMYSGYIMLVALIKPDVTPKTEEEYTLKEKIIRLKDIIPVLFLIFIILGGIYLGYTTPTEAAAIGVAGSYLLALIYRNLNWQNFKESLFSAVKTTCMICFIIMAAAFLSQVVVFIGIAQALTEYIVSLHLSPHILILVLGLMYLFLGMILDGISIVVMTLPIVLPIVVASGFDPLWFGIFLVIMVELSQITPPVGFSLFVIQGISGEDIYTILKATFPFFLIMITMVVILVLFPDIVFYLPSKMIQK, from the coding sequence ATGATATCTGATCCCTTAATGTTAGCTATAGTTGTTTTTGGGATTATGTTTTTTCTACTTCTATCCGGCCTTTGGATAGGTTTTTCTTTATTTTTATCTGCTATATGCGGCATGCTTTTATATAAATTTAATCTACCTCCTACTATATCTATATGGGAAAAGATAGGAGGATTAATTGCTAATTCTGTTTGGAATAGTCTAAACTCTTGGTCATTGACTGCCTTACCTCTTTTTATATTAATGGGAGAAATCCTTTATAGAACAGCTATATCCACCAGGCTATTAAATGGTCTTTTGCCTTGGTTAACTAAAATCCCAGGAAAACTTTTACATATAAACGTAGTAGCCTGCTCTTTATTTGCAGCTGTATCAGGCTCAAGCGCTGCCACTACCGCTACAGTAGGGAAAATAACTTTATCCGAACTTTCCAAAAGAGGATATGATAAAAACTTAGCTATAGGGTCTCTGGCTGGTGCAGGCACATTAGGTTTTTTAATTCCGCCTAGCTTAATCATGATAGTTTATGGAGTTCTTTCTGATACTTCTATAGGCAAACTTTTTGTAGCAGGTATTATTCCTGGCCTCATTTTAGCTAGTATGTATTCAGGCTATATTATGTTAGTTGCTCTTATAAAACCTGACGTAACGCCAAAAACAGAAGAAGAATATACTCTTAAAGAAAAAATTATACGCTTAAAAGATATAATTCCGGTTTTATTTTTGATATTTATAATTCTTGGTGGAATTTATTTAGGCTATACTACGCCTACAGAAGCGGCGGCCATAGGTGTTGCTGGTTCTTATTTATTAGCTTTAATTTATAGAAATTTAAACTGGCAAAATTTTAAGGAGTCTCTTTTTAGTGCCGTAAAAACTACTTGTATGATTTGTTTCATCATAATGGCTGCTGCTTTTCTCTCTCAAGTGGTCGTGTTTATTGGAATAGCCCAAGCCTTAACTGAATATATAGTCTCTCTTCATCTTTCTCCTCATATACTTATTTTAGTTCTTGGCCTTATGTATCTTTTCTTAGGAATGATTTTAGATGGCATTTCTATAGTAGTAATGACCTTGCCTATTGTTCTACCAATAGTAGTAGCTTCTGGTTTTGACCCACTATGGTTTGGTATATTTTTAGTAATAATGGTAGAGTTATCTCAAATAACACCGCCAGTAGGATTTAGCCTATTCGTTATTCAGGGAATTTCAGGTGAAGATATATACACTATACTAAAAGCCACTTTTCCTTTCTTTTTAATAATGATTACCATGGTGGTTATTCTTGTTCTTTTCCCAGATATAGTCTTTTATCTACCTTCCAAAATGATTCAGAAATAA
- a CDS encoding Mth938-like domain-containing protein, giving the protein MKAFIEDYRFGNIVIQGKAYNSDVKIIDGVVKPNWWRKEGHRLYPEDIADILESGCKTLIVGTGAYGVMKVDPSVKQACSERGIKLEAYKTAEAVKRFNELIAQGEKVAGAFHLTC; this is encoded by the coding sequence ATGAAGGCTTTTATAGAGGACTATCGTTTTGGCAATATCGTTATTCAGGGTAAGGCCTATAACAGCGATGTAAAAATAATTGACGGCGTAGTAAAACCTAACTGGTGGCGCAAAGAAGGCCACCGTCTTTATCCGGAAGACATTGCTGATATTCTTGAGTCAGGTTGTAAAACTTTGATTGTTGGCACCGGGGCTTACGGGGTTATGAAGGTTGACCCGTCTGTTAAACAAGCCTGTTCTGAACGTGGCATAAAACTTGAGGCCTATAAAACGGCTGAGGCCGTCAAAAGATTTAACGAACTAATAGCCCAGGGTGAAAAAGTAGCTGGTGCCTTCCATTTAACCTGTTAA
- the prfA gene encoding peptide chain release factor 1 — translation MSFAAHYLKKLDEVEKRFEELTAQLGDPAVVNDRDKYTQIAREHSDLSEIVETYRRYKKVLKDIADNKELLEDADEEIAKLAREELKELEAEREALEKRLMLLLVPKDPNDEKNIMLEIRAGTGGEEAALFAADLFRMYSRYAERKGWEVEILDVNPTGLGGFKEIIAMIKGKGAYSRLKYESGVHRVQRIPETESGGRIHTSAVTVAVLPEAEEVDVEIRPEDLKIDTMRASGAGGQHVNKTESAVRITHIPTGIVVYCANERSQHQNRAKAMQILRTRLYEIKLREQEEKIRAERRSQVGSGDRSERIRTYNFPQNRITDHRIGLTLYKLEQVLDGDLDDIIDSLITYYQTEALKEHEQVEEAA, via the coding sequence ATGAGTTTTGCGGCCCATTATCTCAAGAAATTAGACGAAGTTGAAAAGCGCTTTGAAGAGCTTACCGCTCAGCTGGGAGATCCAGCGGTGGTAAACGATAGGGATAAATATACCCAGATTGCCAGAGAACATTCAGACCTTTCTGAAATTGTAGAAACTTACCGTCGCTACAAGAAAGTCCTTAAAGACATAGCTGACAATAAAGAACTTTTGGAAGACGCTGACGAAGAAATAGCCAAGCTGGCACGTGAGGAGTTAAAAGAGCTTGAGGCTGAGCGGGAGGCTCTGGAGAAGCGTCTCATGCTCCTTCTGGTTCCCAAAGACCCAAACGACGAAAAGAATATTATGCTTGAGATAAGGGCAGGTACTGGTGGCGAAGAGGCGGCTCTTTTTGCTGCGGATCTTTTCCGTATGTATAGCCGCTATGCCGAACGCAAAGGCTGGGAAGTAGAAATTCTTGACGTGAATCCAACTGGGCTTGGTGGCTTCAAGGAAATTATCGCCATGATAAAAGGGAAGGGTGCTTATAGCCGCCTGAAATACGAAAGCGGAGTCCACCGGGTGCAGCGTATTCCGGAGACTGAAAGCGGCGGTCGTATTCATACCTCTGCCGTTACGGTGGCGGTGCTCCCTGAGGCTGAAGAAGTTGACGTAGAAATCCGCCCTGAGGATTTAAAGATTGACACCATGCGTGCTAGTGGTGCTGGTGGCCAGCACGTTAATAAAACCGAAAGTGCCGTACGCATTACCCATATCCCTACGGGAATTGTTGTTTATTGCGCTAACGAGCGTTCTCAGCACCAGAACCGCGCTAAGGCCATGCAAATTTTGCGTACCCGCCTCTATGAAATAAAGCTACGCGAACAGGAAGAAAAAATCCGGGCTGAACGCCGTAGCCAGGTAGGCAGCGGTGACCGCAGTGAACGTATAAGAACCTATAACTTCCCGCAAAACCGCATTACCGATCACCGTATTGGTTTAACCCTTTATAAGCTTGAACAGGTGCTTGACGGCGACCTTGATGACATTATTGACAGCCTCATTACTTACTATCAGACCGAGGCCTTAAAAGAACACGAGCAGGTAGAAGAGGCCGCCTGA
- the rpmE gene encoding 50S ribosomal protein L31 has protein sequence MKKGIHPEYYPKAVVRCACGNEIIVGATVPEIKVEVCSKCHPFYTGEQRILDTSGRVEKFKKKYADFYKKMEKENK, from the coding sequence ATGAAAAAGGGAATTCATCCTGAGTATTATCCGAAGGCGGTGGTGCGCTGCGCTTGTGGCAATGAAATTATCGTAGGCGCTACTGTTCCAGAAATTAAAGTGGAGGTATGTTCCAAATGTCATCCGTTTTACACGGGTGAGCAGCGCATACTTGACACTTCTGGTCGCGTAGAAAAATTTAAGAAAAAATACGCTGATTTTTATAAAAAAATGGAAAAAGAAAACAAGTAA
- the rho gene encoding transcription termination factor Rho codes for MPEEKKEVPPPLSLTELRKKSLAELQELAQQYGLQGPLSMRKQEIIYAIIQAHLELGGEVRGEGVLEVLPEGFGFLRFPDYSYLPGPDDIYVSPSQIRRFNLRTGDTIFGLIRPPKEGERYFALLKVEKINFEDPEKARYKIPFDNLTPIYPNEWLRLETDPDNFSTRIIDLFVPIGKGQRGLIVAPPRTGKTMLLQNIANGIVRNHPEVYLIILLIDERPEEVTDMERSVPNAEVVSSTFDEPPQRHTQVAEMVVEKAKRLVEHGRDVVILLDSLTRLARAYNTVVPSSGKLLSGGIDANALHKPKRFFGAARNIEEGGSLTIIATCLVDTGSRMDEVIFEEFKGTGNMEIHLDRKLADRRIWPAIDIHKSGTRKEELLVPQEVLNRVWILRKLLSPLNPVDCMEFLLDKMKDTKNNAEFLAAMNR; via the coding sequence ATGCCTGAAGAAAAAAAGGAAGTTCCTCCGCCGCTTAGTCTAACAGAGTTGCGTAAAAAGTCTCTTGCTGAATTGCAAGAGCTGGCTCAACAATATGGCCTTCAGGGCCCACTTTCCATGCGCAAGCAGGAGATAATTTACGCTATTATTCAGGCCCATCTAGAGCTTGGTGGTGAAGTCCGCGGAGAGGGTGTCCTTGAGGTCCTCCCAGAGGGTTTTGGTTTCTTGCGCTTTCCTGATTATAGCTATCTCCCCGGGCCTGATGATATTTACGTTTCTCCTTCTCAGATAAGGCGTTTCAATTTGCGTACCGGAGATACCATTTTTGGTCTTATCAGGCCGCCTAAAGAAGGTGAACGCTATTTTGCGTTACTCAAGGTTGAAAAAATAAACTTTGAAGATCCTGAAAAGGCCCGTTACAAAATTCCTTTTGATAACTTAACACCTATTTATCCTAACGAATGGCTGCGCCTGGAAACCGACCCTGACAACTTTTCTACGAGAATAATTGACCTTTTCGTTCCCATTGGTAAGGGCCAGCGCGGGCTTATTGTGGCGCCACCGCGTACGGGGAAAACCATGCTCCTCCAGAATATCGCTAACGGTATTGTGCGTAACCATCCTGAAGTTTATCTCATTATCCTTCTTATTGACGAACGCCCTGAAGAAGTGACGGATATGGAAAGAAGTGTGCCCAATGCTGAGGTAGTAAGCTCCACCTTTGACGAGCCACCCCAGCGTCACACTCAGGTAGCGGAAATGGTCGTAGAAAAGGCCAAGCGCTTAGTAGAACACGGCCGTGACGTGGTTATCTTGCTTGATAGTTTGACGAGGCTTGCCCGGGCTTATAACACCGTGGTGCCTTCAAGTGGTAAGCTTCTTTCCGGTGGTATTGATGCTAACGCCCTTCACAAGCCGAAGAGGTTTTTCGGGGCAGCCCGAAACATAGAAGAGGGCGGAAGCCTGACTATCATTGCCACTTGCCTGGTAGATACCGGTAGCCGTATGGACGAGGTAATTTTTGAAGAATTCAAAGGTACAGGTAATATGGAGATTCACCTGGACCGTAAACTGGCTGATCGCCGTATCTGGCCGGCCATTGATATCCATAAAAGCGGTACGCGTAAGGAAGAACTCCTCGTGCCGCAAGAGGTGCTTAACCGGGTATGGATTCTTAGGAAGCTACTTTCTCCCCTTAATCCGGTTGATTGTATGGAATTTTTACTTGACAAGATGAAAGATACCAAAAACAATGCAGAGTTCTTAGCGGCCATGAACCGTTAA
- a CDS encoding dihydroorotate dehydrogenase has protein sequence MLDLSVKVAGVTFKNPVLLASGTWGFGEKLKSYLDLSTLGGLVSKGISLKPREGNPPPRLAETPCGLINAIGLENPGVEVFKKHILPQLLAFKTHLLVNIFGETIDEFLGVAEALKDEPITGLELNISCPNVAKGGLAFGHDPATVKTLVEEIGKIYSGFLVVKLPPVGPVLDVARVALESGADALTVANTYPALAVDLASRRLALGRGTGGLSGPAIKPLTLKLVYDLYRELKAPIFGCGGITSGKDVLEYILCGAAAVQVGTATLLDPQNPAKILTEIEEELKKLGETNLGNLLAALKY, from the coding sequence ATGCTTGATTTAAGCGTAAAAGTAGCGGGGGTTACCTTTAAAAATCCGGTGCTTTTGGCTTCGGGTACCTGGGGCTTTGGGGAGAAGCTCAAAAGTTATCTTGACCTTTCGACTCTGGGTGGCCTGGTCTCCAAAGGAATTTCTCTTAAGCCAAGAGAAGGGAACCCTCCGCCAAGGCTTGCGGAAACGCCGTGTGGTTTGATAAACGCTATCGGCCTTGAAAACCCCGGAGTAGAGGTATTTAAAAAGCATATTCTGCCTCAATTGCTGGCATTTAAAACTCACCTGTTGGTAAATATTTTCGGCGAAACGATAGACGAATTTCTAGGGGTAGCTGAGGCCTTAAAAGACGAACCTATTACCGGGCTTGAGTTAAATATCTCCTGTCCTAACGTGGCCAAAGGCGGGCTTGCCTTTGGCCACGACCCGGCCACTGTTAAAACCCTGGTAGAAGAGATAGGAAAAATCTATTCAGGCTTTTTAGTGGTGAAATTGCCTCCGGTGGGCCCTGTTCTGGATGTGGCCCGTGTTGCTCTTGAATCCGGGGCTGATGCCCTGACCGTGGCTAATACCTATCCGGCGCTGGCAGTTGATCTTGCAAGTCGCCGTCTGGCCCTTGGCCGGGGAACAGGCGGCCTTTCCGGCCCGGCTATAAAACCCCTTACCCTCAAGCTGGTTTATGACCTTTATCGTGAATTAAAAGCACCTATCTTTGGCTGTGGGGGTATAACTTCAGGAAAAGACGTGCTGGAGTATATCCTCTGCGGGGCTGCGGCCGTACAGGTGGGCACCGCCACCCTCCTTGACCCTCAAAATCCGGCCAAAATCCTTACCGAAATAGAAGAAGAGCTTAAAAAGCTGGGCGAGACCAATCTCGGTAATTTATTGGCTGCGCTCAAGTATTGA